The Sebastes umbrosus isolate fSebUmb1 chromosome 1, fSebUmb1.pri, whole genome shotgun sequence genome includes the window ACTATAAATCAGACAAAGGCCTGTGTAGTGGAGCTCCAGGTTAAAGACGAGCCACATTTTTTGCAGATCAGTCCCGTTCAGGTCGAGTCGAGGCCAGATAAGCCCTTTCAGATCAAATGCCAGTATTCCCAGGACTTGCGAGAATTCTCGAAATCTTGGCTATGTGACGGTAAAGAGTGTGATGAGACAGTGAGGAGTGTAGATGATAGATTCCAGTCTGCCCTAGTATTGACTCTTGACTATGTGGCTTGCTCAAAAATTAAATCTTTCGAGTGTGTGGCAAAGACGGTAGGCAGCTCTGTACCATCCAACGTTTATTTGAAACCTCCCTACAAAAATCCTACTGTAGAGGTGCTGTTGTCTTATAATCGAAACAACAAGAAAGTGCGGGTAAACATTTACAGTCAGCTTAATCTCATTTGTTATAATCCTGACAGGTATGAATATGACAGGCACAATTGGGGCAGAGAGAGGCACGATGACTATTTTTACCAACCTCCACCAAAGTGGTGTAAAGTGAGTTACCCTCAGTGTGTGCCTGTGacagataatgtaaaagaaacaacaaactCAGCCACATTACAAATATGTGTCACGCCAAGCGACGCTGGAACAAAATATCGCTGCCTGTCCGGCAGGGGATATTTCTATGATGTTGAAATCGATGTCATCGgtatgtacaatatttacatgcagattttatgtttatttattttttttaaacgaaTAGcagatgtgttatttttgttacattgtTGTTAAGATTTTGATAGCTGACAAAATTCAAGTTGAAAACATTataatttcattaataattGTCTCGGAAAACAACTGTGACTCTATGAGTCAATAGGCGTTGAAGTAACAATATAAATATccaatattcatatttttattttctaatgagTACATGATGGaataattaaacaattaaacatttGTCCAAAAGATGTATGTCAGGGTTCAattgaaaaagaacaaaatcaaAATTTTGAATTTTAAAAGTCAATAAGATAAGATTGTCCTcaccagaaaaaacaaaacaaaagcattggTCGTTCGTCCAAACACTTGAGATGACCTGTGCTTATTGTTTCCTGACATGCTTCTTATGGATCATGTGGCTATTAAATGTTCAGGAGGAAGCGATGAAGTAGTGTGAAATTTCATAGAGAGGATGTCTGTGTGTAATGGATGAAGTGTGTCTGACTTTAAAACTGACAACCACCATCTCTCCCTGACCTTAACCAAGTGCCTTATCCAAACCTTATCATAGCATCGCACAAATTGTTTTGGAAATGTTCATATGGTTGTTTTTTGAAAGGCAATTACAGCATGGTTAAAGTAACGGACAGATCTTGGTTACAGTTAATAAACTGACAAATTTTATTACAAGTCTGTGACAGGATATAAACTGTGGACTCTTGAAATGAAAGTCAGACATGCTACACACCCTTCCACACCCCCGCCTCGACGTGTACATGACACATCATTGCCGAAATATAGTGGAACTTACCCACTGCTTCATCTCCCCTTGCTACCCCACTAAAGGAACATGGCAAACAAAGACGCATTCTATGTACAGTGACATCACGTTTCACTCTCCATTTTACagtacctcctcctccttctgctccTCGAACAACCACTCCAGCCAGGACTACACCGCCAAGGCTGTATTACTTGTTATTTGAACATATATAACGTTATACATGaagttacatactgtatatacactttGAGGCTTTCTGACGGTACAGTAACATTCCTGTCTTCTATATCCAACAGTGAACCACAGAACCCTGTAGGCATCATAATAATAGTGACCCTCATGTGCCTTTTAATCGTCCTGTTGTGTGTTACTGTCACCAGATACAAGGGTATGTTCCAGTCAATACATTTAGAATTCAGACACTATtatgtataataaataataagaattaatTGATATTAACATTCTTACATGATGgatttcccacaatgcatcaTCCTTTTAATTATATTAAGACAACCTGATATAAAGGGGAGGCACGGTGGTGTAGTAATGATCTTTGTGTTGAGTTTGTTGGATTTGGCTTTAAAAAGGGCcagtgttagggttagagtaagggttagggttaggggttagggttaaggggtGGGGGTTAgagttatggttagggttaggggttagggttaaggggttagggttaggggttagggttaagggttagaggttagggttaggggttaggggttaggggttaaggttaaggttagggtaagggttaggggttaggggttaaggtTAAGAttagggtaagggttaggggttaagggttaggggttaaggttagggtaagggttaggggttagagttagggttagggttagggttaggggttagggttaagggttaggggttaggggttaaggttagggtaagggttaggggttcgtggttaaggttagggtaagggttaggggttaggggttagagttagggttaggggttagggttaagggttaggggttggggttaagggttaggggttagagttagggttaggggttaaggttagggttagggttaggggttagggttaagggttaggggttaaggttatggttagggttaggggttagggttaacggttagggttaggggttagggttagggtttagggttaagGTTTAGAGTtcgggttagggtttagggttaggggttagggttaagggttaaggtttagagttagggttagggttagggttagggttacataCATCCATACATAGATCCAGCAGGTAGCAGGTTGCTCTGCATTGAGCTATGTTTGACACATCATATAGTTTAGTATTTCCACAAAACTAACACaaacaatgttatttttttagatCATATCTACATTGAAAGATCAAGCTAATGTTGTTTTCTGGTGCTGATGTTTAACCGATCTGTTGACTACACACTGGTATACGTTTTAAATGATCAATCATTACACGATTATGATTTAATCATACTTTGAAAAACAACTTCCCTTTTGATCTTTTATGAAGTTATCAGAAAAACGAGAATACACATCAGCGGTAGGAGCCTACAACATCTGCAAACACTTTGCAACTTCACAGATCACATCACTGTTTAAAGGGTTAATCCACCCAAATTACCAAAAACCATGTCTCCAGAAACAGTTTTCATAGGTACTAACTACGTTCTACTGAAAAAAGTCCCCATGACAGCTTGTACGTATATATCGTATTCATATCTCACTGTTCATACACTTCATAGTTACTACTGTTCATATTGTATATAGATTGTATATAGCTTAGCTTATTCACATCTACCCTTACTcgttgttttatatattatatttattttatacattattaagCACAAGTACAGCAAAATGCAGTTTAACATCTAACCAGAAGTGCAAAAAGCAGTAAACTGCATTTCATTGTCTCCGTATTTGTACTGTGCAATGACGATAATGTTGAACTTATTCTAATAATGAGAACATATCACCAGAGTAACAAGGACACTGTTTCTGTAAAGAGATGTTGCTCTTGAATAtgttaaatgtaatgtaatttaaatgaTTAAGATTTGGAGTGTACAGCTCTCCACTCATTATTCTCAGCAAACACATCTGAGTCTGATCTGTTGTGCCTCAGCAGCCACTGAGCTAACAGAATGGCATTAATCAGCAAAACACCTACAAGCCCCTGatgtattatgattattattatttttgacaaaaagacaaaaatattacTGATAACAGTTTGTTGCTCTATTGCACATTACATATTTCTTACTTTGTTTATGTCATATTTGCTACAAATAAATAAGAACTAACTACAGTCTTACGTTTTAGGTCAAAAACTCAGGGAGAGGTTGTTTGCGAGGAGAACGCCGTTGTCAGCAGTTGACATTCATGCAAACATGTACGCCAACTCAGTGGCCAACTACTACAGTAATAATCGACAGCAAGTGCCCCCACCCGATAAACAAGGTAAAGGTATGGATGATTTCTCACCTCTGACCACAATGTAGCAAACTATTAAAGCCATACTATTcaatataatgtttattaacaGTGGATGAGATGACTGTTTGTattgtagtgatgaacccacagagaattgtCAACAACTCTGCTGTTCCCTAAGGAGCAGCATGCTTTCAGTGaagaaaggaaaaacagaaaaaaaatgttgtacattataaagttaaatgcataaatcaggtgcactttgagagcaaaatgaacaGGCTGGATCTaggaagaactttgtgctcttgttaACGAGTTTGTTCCCTCGGAAaccaatttgatcataaacacattgcatagatatgaatggtgatgacacggcgaaaagtcacacccacaaagcgtGGTAAATGAGACGGGCTCCGGGCTTCAAGACGGGTTGGGTGGGTTGCCAACATTGCCGCAGATCCTGATgcaggacagtccgccccggttgacagtccCCGGAGGGAGGACACAGCAAGTACTGAGGTCCTCGGCGAGGTCCGGGTCGAGGGGTCCTGTAAAGCTCACGGTCAGAGCTGCGAGCCACCTTCATGGATCCACAGGATCTGTCCTTTCCAAGCTTCCCATTCGtagtctatgtaagcagccgtgcaatgcattctggtagcgcaGCGTTACATTTCGAGAGACATACTATCACGTtggctcctcatttgcataaagttgaggtcgaGGCTACTTTACGCCAATCCCGAAGAACTTGTAAACTAgccgttgtcgatctaaaatgaagactgatgcaactgcatggcttaaaATGCCATGTTGGACCACGAGCAGACAACCCATGAGTGAAATTGTTCATCATATCATGTGCCAAGCAGCAGTCTATCAAATGTCTAATACTGGCGAGCGCCTCAACCCCTCACATCCAagaacgcccctgtggacacgtaccttcACCCCGGGCCTTTCAAAGCCCACCTAAAGAGCCAGTCGATGCGCACCGGGGGAAATGAGCCCAGCGAGGGCGAGCCAGCACCGGGAAGAGGTCCAACGAGGGGGATCGTCCTCCCTGACCCACCGCGTTGAATCCCCCAGGCGGACTGCGCAGACCCCATCCattgagaagtgtaaaaatattttcggttcattatgaaactgtggcagGTCTAGCTAGTCTTtgcatgtatatataatatatatatatatatatttaactaaTGTTTAAGTAATCAGTTATTAATGAGTCGGCACTCAGCAGCAGGTTCAGAGTTAATCAGGAACGACTCATCACGAAATTGGTCAGTGTGATCAATTCATAGATATTCATGAACTGATCATTACCCAATGATTCATTAATATAGGATCTCCCAGTCTGTTCTTGATTAACTCatctttatatattatatagaccTCCATTGGGAATTATTAGGGAAGCACTTTTTAAAGATTCATGAATTATTAAGTCGTTTCTGATTCGTTCCTCACTCGTTTCCCAATTAACTAATCATTAACTAATCATTAGCTACTCTATACAATTTGAGTTACTCATTAACTAAAGGTTCACTAACGTTTAATCATTTGTTCCTCATTTTCAGAATTGTGTGTcccttattgtaaagtgttactATGTAAACTTGCCACCATAGGAACAGTGCTTAGTTAGAGGTATGAAAGTCAAGATCAATAGCGTATGAGAGTGCATGAAGTGGCTAATGTGAGGTGTGCGTTGTCAGtgtaaaactagaatggcactcggagagtgcagacctGCGCCCCCcactctccgttcagcttgcgccatcatccacgtgtatttttgtttatgttgagatcagctgtacgtcgcggagcatcgtaaaacacttcattcaaaccggacagaaacaaaataaaactcacctaaaccgttgtcgttactctttccaacaatcaccaagtgtgctttggtcgaactggACTGTAATTttaacagagtttaatgtgttAAGTTGTTTCCCCcaaccccccgctctctctctgaaggaaagaggcggggtcatgcgtcatcaacgcgtcatcagttacacccagaggtcttaatgttatacccagaggtcttaatgttatacccagaggtcttaatgttctcgctgatcggaatccttaaaaatatacttgccaccaaaatctaatggattgttcattctGCCACACCCCACACctacaaaaaaatgtgtcaatgttgtgttttcagctttttGTACTGTCCTCAAGTGTCTTTAGTGTCAACATTGACCAAAAGACAAATACAAGTTGTAAGGATATACAGTACCTTCCAGTTTCAGCCACCGGCAGGATGGGAGCTCTTATGCTGAGCTTTCTTCCTGAGACCAAATTTCAAACTATGAACAGATGTACTTTTGTTGTGGATGAAACACAGTTTAACAATAACTCAGTTGAGCCAATGATGTTAAATGTTGCTGTCTATCTTTATAGGGGACGACAAGGACACCACGAGTAGCTTGGATGATGACGTGagttataaaacaaaaataatgtaatgcattacattattttcatttttcttgcAATATTCATTCTCTTACTAACACATACAAAGCAACATAATTGTAAGTACTGTGACTCTTGGTGGTTTTGTCAAttattaatgtacagtattttccTATTGACGACAATTACAATTCattttgccagtttttcctttttgggCGGTGTTAATCCCTGCGCGCAGAAGTGTTCGACAGagaatttaaacctgcagtaggcagaatgtttttggcatcatttggcaaaaattccataataacctttcagcatattgtaattcaagtgttctgagagaaaactagacctctgctcctcctcatggctgttttcaggctttaaatctagcctgtgacggaagactttgaccaatcacaggtcatttcagagagagagcgttcctattggctcttCATTCAACGGTAGCAGCTGcaaatcactcgcaaactccaatcaaatggtgaaactaggcagcattgatcaaatatgaattaatattctgttactgtaatgcctatttctcgcgtaaaatgttgtcagaatcatcttgtagtgcacggtttagctgtaaaatgagaaagtttgctctgtgcactacaagatgtttctgaaaacatctgaggagagaaataggcattacagtaacagaatattgattcatatttgatcagcgctgcctagtttgaccgtttggtcggagttcgcgagtgattgaccgctgctcagagacggcagcctccagctcggctcttacTGCTGGTTTTCCTCCGGCCTGTgaagtcttgcagatgccattaggagcaccggaggacacagaggaagatcattttttttcaaatcacctgtctcatgcacttcacgaccgttttataaaaataacttgttttagtcatatttgctccatttctacccactgctgcctTAAAGGAAACTATGGTTTATTACCATGTGGGTTTCATTTTCATAGTTCTGGCCAGAATACAGAACACAGTCCTTTGATCAGTATACATGTTCATTATAACTCTTTTAATATGCACTTGTCATATTAACCTAGCAGTTGTATTCATTGTTTGTGTTACT containing:
- the LOC119497768 gene encoding uncharacterized protein LOC119497768 isoform X1, coding for MMLKSMSSYLLLLLLLEQPLQPGLHRQGCITCYLNIYNVIHEVTYCIYTLRLSDGTVTFLSSISNSEPQNPVGIIIIVTLMCLLIVLLCVTVTRYKGQKLRERLFARRTPLSAVDIHANMYANSVANYYSNNRQQVPPPDKQGKGDDKDTTSSLDDDFEELPVCPKTSSSDKQEETDYVRVRLGGGVWSQNVDALLRDSEQFGQGGRPLRTRDHASGSGRKSEVGHTSKKNTDKVVKKQGEDAAQSSSGCSEDDDDDDVTYTHVTIKPKHGLK
- the LOC119497768 gene encoding uncharacterized protein LOC119497768 isoform X2, encoding MMLKSMSSYLLLLLLLEQPLQPGLHRQGCITCYLNIYNVIHEVTYCIYTLRLSDGTVTFLSSISNSEPQNPVGIIIIVTLMCLLIVLLCVTVTRYKGQKLRERLFARRTPLSAVDIHANMYANSVANYYSNNRQQVPPPDKQGDDKDTTSSLDDDFEELPVCPKTSSSDKQEETDYVRVRLGGGVWSQNVDALLRDSEQFGQGGRPLRTRDHASGSGRKSEVGHTSKKNTDKVVKKQGEDAAQSSSGCSEDDDDDDVTYTHVTIKPKHGLK